From a single Oceanobacillus kimchii X50 genomic region:
- a CDS encoding ABC transporter substrate-binding protein, which produces MRKILLVIVVVTSIFIAGCSGNGSDAQSKTPEALTVWAWDPYYNVKALGIAEEIHKEKDADFELNIIENAQEDIVQKLNTSLSSGAQKGLPNIVLIEDYRAQTFLEAYPDAFYDLTGKFESNDFLSYKIQATSKDGKNYAIPFDTGSAGLYVRRDYLEEAGYTVEDLQNITWEEYIEIGKDVKETTGKNLITNDHNDLGIIRMMIQSSGEWLTEEDGVTPNIAGNESLKTSLELYKTFVDEGLLNLHSGWSQLLEAVNNDLVISQANGNWFTPSITAEESHLGNWAVVPFPRLPGIEGSVNATNSGGSSFYVLNIPGKEQAADFLINTFGSSIDLYSELVNEIGAIGTYIPANEAGIYGEEVEFFGGQTIYEDFSEWAEEIPGVNYGMHTYAISDMLAISLQQYLRGGDLDAILEEAQQQAERQLR; this is translated from the coding sequence ATGAGAAAGATTCTATTAGTCATCGTAGTTGTCACTTCGATTTTTATAGCTGGGTGTTCAGGAAATGGATCAGATGCGCAATCCAAAACACCAGAAGCGTTAACTGTATGGGCTTGGGATCCTTATTACAATGTGAAGGCTCTTGGAATAGCTGAAGAAATTCATAAGGAAAAGGACGCTGATTTTGAGTTAAATATCATTGAAAATGCTCAGGAAGATATTGTTCAAAAGTTAAATACGAGTTTAAGTTCTGGGGCTCAAAAAGGTCTTCCGAATATCGTTTTAATAGAGGATTATCGGGCGCAGACATTTCTTGAAGCATACCCGGATGCTTTCTATGATTTGACTGGGAAGTTTGAATCGAATGATTTCCTTTCATATAAGATTCAAGCTACAAGTAAAGATGGGAAAAATTACGCTATCCCATTTGATACGGGATCGGCTGGATTATATGTACGAAGAGATTACTTAGAAGAAGCCGGATACACTGTTGAAGATCTACAGAATATCACATGGGAAGAGTACATCGAAATCGGTAAAGATGTAAAAGAGACAACTGGAAAAAATCTGATAACGAACGACCATAATGATCTCGGAATTATTCGGATGATGATTCAATCTTCAGGGGAATGGCTAACAGAAGAAGATGGAGTAACACCAAATATTGCCGGTAATGAATCGTTAAAAACATCTCTGGAGTTATATAAGACATTTGTCGATGAAGGTTTATTGAATCTCCATTCCGGGTGGAGTCAATTATTAGAAGCAGTCAACAATGATTTGGTTATATCACAAGCTAATGGGAATTGGTTTACGCCATCGATAACTGCAGAAGAATCACACTTAGGTAATTGGGCAGTGGTTCCATTTCCAAGACTTCCTGGTATAGAAGGATCTGTGAATGCAACTAATTCAGGTGGTTCATCTTTTTACGTACTGAATATACCTGGGAAAGAACAGGCTGCTGATTTTCTCATCAATACGTTTGGTTCAAGTATTGATTTATATAGTGAACTGGTTAATGAGATAGGTGCAATTGGAACATATATTCCAGCTAACGAAGCAGGGATATATGGAGAAGAAGTAGAGTTCTTTGGAGGGCAAACTATTTATGAAGATTTTTCGGAGTGGGCAGAAGAGATTCCAGGTGTGAATTATGGTATGCATACGTATGCTATTTCGGATATGCTCGCTATTTCGTTGCAACAGTATCTTAGAGGCGGAGACCTCGATGCGATATTGGAAGAAGCTCAACAACAAGCAGAAAGACAGCTTAGATAG